In Ahaetulla prasina isolate Xishuangbanna chromosome 10, ASM2864084v1, whole genome shotgun sequence, the genomic window GAacagcaggactggaactcagagCCTGCCTCCGCTCCCAGCCCGGCACCTTCCCCGGACCCCCCGCCGGCCCTGGGTCCCTGACGCTCGCCCCTCCCTCGCCCCGCAGGGCCACGGGGTGCTGGAGATGCCCTCGGGCACCGGGAAGACCATCTCCCTGCTGGCGCTCATCCTGGCCTACCAACGCGTGAGtatgcgggggggggaggggtttgccaAGCTGCAGTGGCCCCGCAGGCGGCCGAAGGGGGTGGGCTGGGCGACCCTCGCTCCCACTCTGCCTGCTTTTCTTCCaggagccccctcccctcccaagcgTAGCCCTCTAAGCCAGCCCTCTCCCCCAGGCTTACCCGCTGGAGGTGACCAAGCTCATTTACTGCTCCAGGACCGTCCCGGAGATTGAGAAGGTACCCGAGGGGGAGGGCGGGCACCGGGAGAGATGcccttggagggggggggagtgccAGGCCTGGCTAGGAGGGCTTTCCtggtgggagggaggggctggCCTGGAGAGGTCTGGGAGCCTCCCCCATGCCAGCCACTGGGCTTCTCCTCCCCAGGTGATTGAGGAGCTGCGGAAGCTGCTGGACTTCCACGAGAAGCAGACGGGGCAGAAGCTGCCCTTCCTGGGCTTGGCCCTCAGCTCCAGGAAGAACCTCTGCATCCACCCcgaggtgcctctgccagctgAAGGGCAGGGTGGGGAACTCAGCCTCTGGGGCAGCCGGAGGAGACTCGGGGAGCCCCTCTCGGCCGTCTCTGGTTCCACTTCTGTCCTTCAGCCAAATGCATTGCAGGGGGCCCGGAGGCTCCCTTGCCTCTTCTTGATTCCTCTCCCAATAACCGGGTTGGCTGGAGTGAGAATGGCCAGGTGGCCTCTTCCTCCCACTCTCTTTGCTAAGAGTTCACTGTCCACTTTGGGCCACGGCCACTGAATCCCCTGGCAGTGGGAAAAGTCGGGTGCTGTAGGCGCCATGTCCCTTCTGCTCAGACCttgcaacccccctccccttccttgttGCAGGTGAGCAGCCTGCGCTTCGGGAAGGAGGTGGATGGCAAGTGCTTCAGCCTGACCGCCTCGTACATCCGGGCTCAGCACCAGCAGGATGGCAGCCTTCCCTCTTGCCGCTTCTTTGAGGTAAGGGTGAGGTGCGCAAGGGGGTGGGGCAGACAGTCAAAGCTCCCCTCCCCCGGGCCCCAGGGAGGAGGACCTGGGTGGGGCCCTAGATCTTCTCCCCAGGGCGGAAGAGGCCAGATTGAAAAGTGAGCTGGACCAATTCTGCCCCTCTCTTTCCCCTATTaaactgtctttgtgtgtgtgtggagggggatTGCAGAAATGTTACAGAAACGTGTGTGTGCAGAGGCATTTTTTTCCCTCAAAGTATGTTTGACGTGAGAATTTGAGCAGCCGAAAACCATTCTGGCTTGTTTGTAAGGCCGGGGCAAGGAGATCAGTTCAGCCCTGCTGTGAATCCCTGCAGGAATTCGATGCCCACGGTCGCCAGCTGCCTCTTCCTTACGGTGTCTATAACCTGGATGACCTGAAGGCCTACGGTCAGCGGAAGGGCTGGTGCCCCTACTTCCTTGCCCGCTACTCGGTAAGACAGgtggctggcctgcttgcggtcacaagccccctcccctctttctagGGCAAGAGAGGTCTCCTTGAAGgatctctgggcttggttgttttctggcagacgtttcatcacccaaactaggtaacatcatccatgctagTAAAGAGAAGGCTTGGCTCTCAGTTTTATTCCCCTTTATGGGATCTGTTTGGTTAGATGAGCTTTGGTTAGTCAGGGAAAGACCCTGAGCAAAAGGAGAAAGTTGCTGCTGCTTGTTATTGCAGAAGTTGCAGTAGGGATTGAAGTAGCCGGTGCAGGCTGAGTCTCAGAAGCTGCACAGTGACTGAGCGCGGTTGGTCTTTCGGGAACTTTGTGCCTCCCACAGTGAGCTAAATCCAGCAGTTCTATCAGTGGGAGATTCAACCCCATCGATGCAAGTTTCTCATAGCGTTTTTCCCTCTGCATTTGAGCACCGAATCCAAATTGCCTGTGAATCTCCCAATGCAACTCTTTCATTCTGAAATGTCCCTCTGTTGTCAGAAAGTCTGCCTAGGTAGCTTTGAAGTTAAGAGAAATAAGTACATTTTGTAGTTaagtatacagctagtcctcgacttacaacggttcatttggtGGCCactaaagttacaatggctctaaaaagcgacttatgacccgttttcacatttatgaccgtagcagcatccccatggccatgtgattagAATTggtaaactgactcatatttatgatggctgtggTGTTCCAGGGCCAcgtgatccacttttgtgactttctcacAAGAAAGgtgaatgggaagccagattcacttcacaactgtggcaagaaaggtggtaaaaactGTGTCGCTTAgctacagaaatgttggactgaattgtggttgtctgtcaaggactccctgtgtcTTAGCACATGAACAGACCTGGGGTTGGTCCCTTTCTCCTGTCTTTGAGAGTAGAAATGTCTCCCAGCCCAGAAATCTTGGTATTTCCCGCATGACTGAGAAGCCAAGTGCTGTAATTCCCATTTGGGGATTTCGAAGTTCCTCCTTTCCCAAGGCGAGTGGCcaagctctgctctgctctgctttctCTCCCCACCTGGAACAGATCCTCCATGCCAACATTGTGGTCTACAGTTATCACTATCTCCTCGATCCCAAAATTGCGGACGTGGTCTCCAAGGAGCTGGCCAAGAAGTCAGTGGTGGTTTTTGATGAGGCTCATAATATCGGTAGGTGTGAGAGGGGCCAGTGAGCCCTTCTGGTCCAGGAGGGGAATTGGGCTGCCTGAAAAATACGTTGGGATCCACTTTCTTCCCTTAGAGGAGAGTTTCTCAATTTttccaactttaaaatgtgtggacttcaaaccccagaatccccagccagaaaCACAGCTCTAGAGACAAATTCCTCTCTCACTCGGTTTAATTTGGGTGGATGAGAACTCAGCCAAGCCGCCTgtaaggaaaccagattcagattttttttagttGTAGTTTTATCCTTAGTttataataattttcttttttttctcctcttaattacagatagtcttcgacttatgaccccaattgagcccagatttctgttgctaagtgagacagctgttaagtgaattttgccccatttttgatgttttttgccacaattgttaagtgagtcactgcagtgagtaacccggttgttcagtgaatccggcttccctattgactttgcttgtcagaaggatgcaaaaggggatcacgtggccccgggacactgcgaccgtcataaatatgaatcagctgttaagtgtctaaattttgatcaggtgaccaggggcctgctgcaacagtcctaagtgtgaaaaacggtcataagtcacttttttcagtgatgatgtaactttaaacggccactaagtgaactgttttaagtcgaggactatcggaACTGTATCTGCTAAGAGTCTcctggattaaaaaaataaaattgcaagcGTGTCGCCCTGAACCGTTTCTCTGAACTGCCCTGAACCATGCAAGTGATGGACATCAGCTGTCCTGGGCTtccttgacccccttttctttcccttgaCCCACAGACAACGTCTGCATTGACTCCATGGGGGTCAACATCACGAGGAAGACCCTGGATCGCTGCCAAGGGAACGTGGCCACGCTCCAAGCTGCCATTCAGAAGTGAGCAAGGACTTCCTGGCCTTTTGCTCTCCCCACAAATGACATCTGCGTGTGTAAAgacacagaattggaagggaccttggaggtcttctagtccaaccccctgctcaagcagaaaatccGTATTCTACCATTCCGGACAACTAGCTGTTCCACAAGCTGTTCCTCTAAtcaatcgttctcactgtcaggaaattcctccttagttctaagttgcttctctcattgatcaGCTTCCGTCCATCCACAGAAGACTCTTTCCTGGCACAGCCTCCTCTCTGGAGTCTCAGCAGGCATTGCCTGTCACGGCACGCATAACTTCATATTCATGCAGGCTAGAAAGTAGAAACTTGCTTTGCGTTCTGAAAGCAGACTGGTTCAGGGAACTGAATCTGGGgccctgagcagggagttggactagaagacctccaaggtcccttccccactctgttattctgcctcTAAGAAACTGCCTGGGCCCCTGAATTGTACCAGGCTGCATTATATTATGGGATATGCGCATGCAAGGGGCAGTCATGACTGCCTCTCGGCTATCCAAGCTCCATGAGCTGACAGCCTGACATTAGCAACGGCCGGGAGGGGGGGATTAGAATgtagggaggaagaaggggaggatggaaGCCCAACTGAGCTGGCCAAATTGTGAGAGGCTTCAGCCAGCCAAGGTCAGCCATTGAAACATAGCTGggaactgagccactgtgtcctaaACAATATACAAGCACATGACTGGACATTTACGGATAACAGGGAGATGGccagggaggaaaaggagaatttCCTTTGTGTTGTTTGTATGGGAAAACCTCAGATTCGGCTTCACTGCTTCTGTAGTCACATGCTTCAGTAAAGTACATTCTTGGCCAGAACAAGTGGCCAGGAATCTCCCTTGGTTAGATGGCTTGAGTGGGGGCAGTTGACAGGCTCCGAGTTCCAGTCCTCTCACCTTCCCTCCCCATCTGCTCCCTTTCCAGAATCAAGGAAACGGATGCGCAGAAGCTGAAAGAGGAATATCAGCAGCTGGTGCAGGGGTTGCGGGAGGCCAACGTCGCCAGGGAAACGGATGTCTATTTGGCCAACCCAGTGCTGCCGGCCGAGATCCTGCAGGGTACGTCGGCCCCTTTGTGGGCAGGAGAGGGGGAGCTGATGCTTGGATGCTGGTGGGGCGGGAGGGAACGCCGGTGCTCGCTGCGCTCCCCTTGCTCTTCTGCCGTTTGGCATTGGTTGCTCCTGCTTAGGGAGGATGGTCTTGTGTGGCCTCATTGAACCCGGGGATCGGGGTGGGAGCAGGGGCAGCCGGGCGACCTGCCTTTGAGCCACTGTCCTGACTGGCCCTCCCCTCACGCAGAGGCCGTGCCGGGCAACATCCGGACAGCAGAGCACTTTGTGGCTTTCCTAAAACGCCTCTTGGAGTACCTGAAGTCCCGGCTGCGCGTCCATCACGTGGTCCAGGAGAGCCCCCCGTCCTTCCTGAAGGACATCTTTGAGAAGGTCTGCATTGAGCGAAAGCCCCTCCGGTGAGTGTGGGCAGGAGGACCCCCCACGGGCTCTTTCCCTCCTCATCTTAGCGGATGGGtcatcccttcctcctcccccaccgCCAGACCCATGTTGCTGAGCCTTGCTCTGTTGCTTGGAAAGGACAGGAGCAAGGGTGGGGGGGCACATGAGGAAGAGCCCGGCCGGGTCCAGCGGGCtatccagagggcctcggggcaGCTGTTCCAGGGTGTCCTCCTACCAGCCTCCATTCCtgggttctggcaggttctgtgCCGAGCGGCTGCGCTGCCTCCTTCGCACGCTGGAGATTGCGGACATCTCCGACTTCTCACCTATCACCCTCATCTCCAACTTCGCCACCTTGGTCAGCACTTACTCCAAAGGTAAGGAGGCCTCTCTTCAGCCAGCCGGCCTCCAGGGTGTTGTCATTTCTTCCCAGCCACGTCACCACCTCGGAATTGGCAGGGCGAAACCTGGGAGGGACCTGGAGGGCGGCCAAGAAGGAGCTCTGGGGAATTACAGGTCTGCTTTCGGGAATTGATAGGAAGGCCAGCTGAGGATGACACAAATAAGCAGGCAGCAGCCACCTTCGCTGAAGGAAAACCATCATGGCTTCTGCGCCGTCCGGCCCAGCTCGGATGAACATTTGGGAGTCTTTTGGCGTCACCACAAATATGTCCCTAAGGTGCTCTtggaaaaggcaactagacttccttgattttgttccttgaaaacgttttgcttctcattcaagaagcttcagaaTGAAGAAATacgaattgaagaagcttctgggatgagaagcgaaacgttttcaaaggaagaaaacaaggaagtccagttgccttttccaagagcacctttggggcagCCGTGACTCGGAGAACTGAGACCCTCCAAAGGCAGCTCAAATGTGTGGGGAGGGTTGGTGCCCCAGGCTTGGATCGTCAAAAAGCCCTTGACGAGGCTCTTCGCGTGAGCTCCCCAGAGGATCCCGGTGGCCACTGCTGGCTGGGGGCGGCCTTCCCTGATCCGGCCGTGCAGGGGGGAGCTCCGTGCCCCTCGTCAGCGCCTCCTCGTTTTTGTGCCTCAGGGTTCACCATCCTCATCGAGCCCTTTGACGACAGGACTCCCACCGTCCTCAACCCCATCCTGCACTTCAGGTGAGGGGATCCGGGATCTGGCTGgccgggaattctgggtgttgtggTTCAGGGGAAAGCTACGCTGGGCAGGTAGAGTGGAAAAGGGCCTGGCTCTGACTTCGCTCTTCAGCGGATGAAGGATCTCTGGCGGTCTCTTCCTTCTAAAACTTTGGGGTCTGAGTTGGGAGGAGACGGCTCTCTTCCAGCTGCCTCATGCCAGAGAAATCAATACTTCCTCTTCCAGCTGCATGGATGCCTCGATCGCCATCAAGCCCGTCTTTGAGCGCTTCCAGACGGTCATCATCACCTCAGGAGTGAGTGAGTGGGGGTTGGGGGCATTCTCGGCCAGTGGCAGGACACCATCTGTGGGGCTGGAAGTGTGGGAAGCTGCCGCCCTGACCTGCTCTTCTCCTCCCTGGCATACAGACCCTTTCCCCCCTTGACATGTACCCACAAATCCTGGACTTCCG contains:
- the ERCC2 gene encoding general transcription and DNA repair factor IIH helicase subunit XPD isoform X1, producing the protein MKLNIDGLLVLFPHDYIYPEQYSYMLELKRTLDAKGHGVLEMPSGTGKTISLLALILAYQRAYPLEVTKLIYCSRTVPEIEKVIEELRKLLDFHEKQTGQKLPFLGLALSSRKNLCIHPEVSSLRFGKEVDGKCFSLTASYIRAQHQQDGSLPSCRFFEEFDAHGRQLPLPYGVYNLDDLKAYGQRKGWCPYFLARYSILHANIVVYSYHYLLDPKIADVVSKELAKKSVVVFDEAHNIDNVCIDSMGVNITRKTLDRCQGNVATLQAAIQKIKETDAQKLKEEYQQLVQGLREANVARETDVYLANPVLPAEILQEAVPGNIRTAEHFVAFLKRLLEYLKSRLRVHHVVQESPPSFLKDIFEKVCIERKPLRFCAERLRCLLRTLEIADISDFSPITLISNFATLVSTYSKGFTILIEPFDDRTPTVLNPILHFSCMDASIAIKPVFERFQTVIITSGTLSPLDMYPQILDFRPVTMATFIMTLARTCLCPMIVGRGNDQVTISSKFETREDIAVIRNYGNLLLEMSAVVPDGIVAFFTSYQYMENIVASWYEQGILENIQRNKLIFIETQDGAETSVALEKYQEACENGRGAILLSVARGKVSEGIDFVHHYGRAVIMFGVPYVYTQSRILKARLEYLRNQFQIRENDFLTFDAMRHAAQCVGRAIRGKTDYGLLIFADKRFARADKRGKLPRWIQEHITDANLNLTLDEAVQVAKHFLRQMAQPFRKEDQLGLSLLTLQQLQSEETLRRVREIAHQV
- the ERCC2 gene encoding general transcription and DNA repair factor IIH helicase subunit XPD isoform X2 — its product is MKLNIDGLLVLFPHDYIYPEQYSYMLELKRTLDAKGHGVLEMPSGTGKTISLLALILAYQRAYPLEVTKLIYCSRTVPEIEKVIEELRKLLDFHEKQTGQKLPFLGLALSSRKNLCIHPEVSSLRFGKEVDGKCFSLTASYIRAQHQQDGSLPSCRFFEEFDAHGRQLPLPYGVYNLDDLKAYGQRKGWCPYFLARYSILHANIVVYSYHYLLDPKIADVVSKELAKKSVVVFDEAHNIDNVCIDSMGVNITRKTLDRCQGNVATLQAAIQKIKETDAQKLKEEYQQLVQGLREANVARETDVYLANPVLPAEILQEAVPGNIRTAEHFVAFLKRLLEYLKSRLRVHHVVQESPPSFLKDIFEKVCIERKPLRFCAERLRCLLRTLEIADISDFSPITLISNFATLVSTYSKGFTILIEPFDDRTPTVLNPILHFSCMDASIAIKPVFERFQTVIITSGTLSPLDMYPQILDFRPVTMATFIMTLARTCLCPMIVGRGNDQVTISSKFETREDIAVIRNYGNLLLEMSAVVPDGIVAFFTSYQYMENIVASWYEQGILENIQRNKLIFIETQDGAETSVALEKYQEMLRVIRGWVGLHPRPARTAEEPSCCRWPGERSPKGSTLCTTMGGP